The following nucleotide sequence is from Eubacterium sp. 1001713B170207_170306_E7.
CCTATACTATTTTTCAGATCTTTCAGGAAGCGCCCTTTGACACAGAGGGCATCCGTCTGTTTTTGAACCTGTCCTGCTGTATGGCCGTCTATGTGTTTTTATATATTTTGACCGGCCGGATGCGGGCATCCTTAATGGGCGGGGGCATTCTGCTGTACGCCTTTGGGCTGGCGGGTTATTTTGTGCGGGTGTTCAGAGGGGATATACTGCTTTACACCGACCTGTTTTCAGCAAAGACAGGGCTTCAGGTTGCCTCGGCTTATCATTTTGAGCTCAGCGGCACCATTCTGATCGCTACGCTGGTTCTGGCCGCGCTGCTGCTCTGGGCTTTTAAAGCACACCGCCGCGTTCAGGATCAATACAAAGGCCGTAAGCTGCGTCTGACCGCTTTTGCCGCGCTGACCATCACCTTTGGTTTGTTTTTTGAGACCAATGTGGAGCGTTACTATTATGCCTGGGATATGCCGGTTAATGGTTATCCCTACACCTTTACGGTCAATGCCAAGCTCTCACATGTCAGGGAGCCGGAGGGCTATGATCTGGCCTTTCTGGGAGAGAGCATCAAAAATACCCAGCAGCCTCTGAGTACAGCGGCAGTGGGGCGTGGCGGAATAACGGAGAAAGCGGCTTCTGGCCCGGTGGCGAAAAAAAATAATCAACCCAATATCATTGCCATTATGAACGAATCCTTCAGCGACCTGCGGACCGTTGGCGACTTCTCGACCAATATTGACTACATGCCTTTTATTGACAGCCTGAGTGAAAACACCGTTAAGGGAAATCTCTATGTTTCGGTCTTCGGAGGCGGCACCTGTGATTCCGAATACGCTTTTCTGACTGGGAACACCACAGCCTATCTGCCGGAAAACGCAAGGCCCTACCAGCTGTATGTCAAGGGGCCGGCGCCCAGCCTCGTGTCGACGCTGAACTATGAGGGCTACAGCAGCTACGCCATCCATCCCGGTGAACGGAATGCCTGGAACCGGGATAAGGTTTATCCGAATTTTGGCTTTCAGCAGTTTTTCTCGAATGAAGAATTTATCGATGCAGACCGCACGCGGGAGTCGTGGGTCAGCGACGCGGCCACCTATGACAAGGTTATTGAGCTCTACGAAAACAAGGGCGATCATCCATTGTTTGTCTTTGATGTGACCATTCAGAACCACGCCGGCTACCAGCTGAATGCCGACGATCTGGAGCCGGTGCTCCTGGAGGGCATGGAAGGAAGCTACCCTGAAACCGAGCAGTATTTATCCCTGATGCGCGATTCGGACGCGGCCTTTAAGAATCTGATCGACTATTTCAGCGGACAGGAAGAACCGACACTGGTGGTCATGTTCGGAGATCATCAGGCGTATATTGAGCAGGCGTTTTATGAAGAGCTCATGCAGAAGCCTCTGGACCAGTGGAGTACGGAGGAGCTTCAGAAGCGCTATGTCACGCCCTTTGTCATCTGGGCAAATTACGATATTCCGGAGGCGCAGGTAGATAAGCTGAGTGTGAACTACCTCTCCAGCCTTTTACTGGAGCAGGCGGGCATCCAGGGGACGCCCTATAATGATTATCTCATGAAGCTGTCCGAGACACTGCCGGTTATCAACTCGGTGGGGATCATTGACAATGAGGGGCAGTATTTCAGAAAGGGTGATCCGACCATTCATGACCGTGATGTCCTGGAATACCGGCAGATGCTCTATAATAATATGCTGGATACCGCAAGACGGCGAAACGATCTGTTTTATCCGGCTTCGGACTTTTAATTTAAAAACCCCCGGATCACTTCACAGCGATCC
It contains:
- a CDS encoding LTA synthase family protein, encoding MNSVITFKTSKKRILTALAVTAVLSMGLALCYQTMGFDERYLNTAGLCVFMIGLTVFSDITCRGPAAALWNVLLLILASAFSYTIFQIFQEAPFDTEGIRLFLNLSCCMAVYVFLYILTGRMRASLMGGGILLYAFGLAGYFVRVFRGDILLYTDLFSAKTGLQVASAYHFELSGTILIATLVLAALLLWAFKAHRRVQDQYKGRKLRLTAFAALTITFGLFFETNVERYYYAWDMPVNGYPYTFTVNAKLSHVREPEGYDLAFLGESIKNTQQPLSTAAVGRGGITEKAASGPVAKKNNQPNIIAIMNESFSDLRTVGDFSTNIDYMPFIDSLSENTVKGNLYVSVFGGGTCDSEYAFLTGNTTAYLPENARPYQLYVKGPAPSLVSTLNYEGYSSYAIHPGERNAWNRDKVYPNFGFQQFFSNEEFIDADRTRESWVSDAATYDKVIELYENKGDHPLFVFDVTIQNHAGYQLNADDLEPVLLEGMEGSYPETEQYLSLMRDSDAAFKNLIDYFSGQEEPTLVVMFGDHQAYIEQAFYEELMQKPLDQWSTEELQKRYVTPFVIWANYDIPEAQVDKLSVNYLSSLLLEQAGIQGTPYNDYLMKLSETLPVINSVGIIDNEGQYFRKGDPTIHDRDVLEYRQMLYNNMLDTARRRNDLFYPASDF